GGCGAGAAGGACATCGTCATCGACATCGGCTTCAAGAGCGACGGCATCATCGCCAAGAACGAGTTCACCGAGGAAGTCACCACCGGCGACGAGGTGGAGGTCTACCTCGAGCGCATCGAGGACTACCACGGCCAGCTCGTGCTCTCGAAGCTGAAGGCGGACACGTTCAAGCGCTGGCGCCGCATCGAGAAGGCGTTCGAGTCGGAAGAGGTGCTCGAAGGCACGATCGTGCGCCGCATCAAGGGCGGCATGATCGTCGAACTCTTCGACGGTGTGGAAGCCTTCCTGCCCGGTTCGCAGATCGACGTGCGCCCCGTGCGCGACTTCGACGCGTACCTGGAGAAGCGGATGGAGTTCAAGATCGTCAAGCTCAATCCGGCAAACGAGAATATTGTCGTCTCCCATAAGGCTCTCATCGAGAAGGATCTTGAGTCGCAGCGCGCAAAGATCCTGGGAACGATGGAGCCCGGGCAGATACTTGAGGGCATTGTCAAAAACATCACCGACTTTGGCGTCTTCATTGACCTCGGTGGCGTCGACGGCCTCCTGCACATAACTGACCTCTCGTGGGGCCGGGTATCTCACCCGTCCGAACTGGTCGGACTAGATGAGAAACTCAACATCGTGGTCCTCGACTACGACAAGGAGCGTCAGAGAATCTCGCTTGGTCTGAAGCAGCTGCAGCCGCATCCGTGGGACAATATCGGGGAGCGATATACCGAGGACGACACGGTTGAAGGGAAGGTCGTTTCAATCACGGACTACGGCGCTTTCGTCGAGTTGGAGAAGGGAATCGAAGGCCTCGTTCATATCTCGGAGATGAGCTGGACGGAGCATATCAAGCATCCGAGCCAGATGGTGTCGTTGGGTCAGATGGTCAATGTGAAGATTCTCAACATTGACAATGAGGGCAAGAAGATATCGCTCGGGATGAAGCAGCTCGAGCCGGATCCATGGGCCAACATTGCGGAGCGATATCCTCCTGGTACCGTGCTGAACGGGTCGGTCCGAAATATCACCTCGTTCGGCGTATTCGTAGAGATCGAGCCGGGCATCGACGGTCTTGTCCACATCAGCGACCTGTCGTGGACAAAGAAGGTCAGACACCCCAGCGAAATCGTCAAGAAGGGGCAGGACCTGGACGTCGTCGTGCTGAATATTGATGCTGGTGATCGGCGTATCTCACTCGGCCACAAGCAGGTAGAGACTAATCCGTGGAATCAGTTCGCGGAGGTGTATGCCGAAGGAAGCACTACTGACGCCACGGTCGTTCGTATTGAGGACAAGGGCATTATCGTCCGGCTTCCACTGGATGTCGAAGCCTATTTGCCCGGATCCGAGACGAAGTCGGGCGCCGAAGCCTTCCGGACATCGTACAGCGAGGGTGATCCGCTTGAGGGTCTTATGATCGTCAAGTGCGATCCCTCTCAAAAGGAAATCATAGTCAGTGAGGTGGCGACAGAGCAAGAGGCCAGGAGGACGGTTCGCAGCCAGGAGCGTCGGCAGGAACGGAAGGAGAAAGATTCCGAGCGCCAATCTGTCAAGGCCTACCAGAAGCGCGCTGCATCTACCTCCGGACCTACAACTCTGGGTGAACTTAGCGGTCTGGATGCTCTGAAGAAGAAGATGGAGGCTGCGGAAGAGAAGGCGGATGAGGAGGCAGAGAAGACTTCGACAGCAGCCGAACCGGTCACTGCCAAAGAGGTCGCAGCCGATGACTCGGCCACGCCGGCGACGCCTGACGTCGATACGAGCGACACGGCTGGCGATCTCGCGGAGGTCGAAGCGAAAGATTCAGGTGCCGCGATCGATACAGACACCGCCGTGGTTGATCCGCCGACGGAGGACGTAGCGAAAGAGGAAGCGAAGCCTAAGGCCAAGCGCAAATCTGCCGCGAAGAAGAAGGAATAGGAACACTCCTGTACAGATAAGCAGCGGCGCTGGAGAATCTCCACCGTCGCTGTTTTTTTTGGTGGCACAATTGATGGACGAAACGAACCTCGCGGAAATCATCGAACGAGTCGGGATCCGATGGCAGGACCCCGACTATCAGCCGCGACGACGGGCGATGGAGGCCACGCTGGAGGCCGACAATCGATTCACAGCTGAAGCGATAATCTTTGCCATCAACCAACAAGCTCGGCAGCTACGCGCGGACGCGCTACTCGCGTGGACAGGGAGTGACAGTGTTCAGCAACCCGTCCCTGTCGTCGTCATTAACCCGGGCAACGTGCCTTTCGCGGAACTGCAGGACTTTCTGGCCGTGACGCTGACGGGCCACACGTATACAGGCAAGATGTCGGCCAGGTCACCGTACCTGCTGCAGGCATTCGTGGACGATCTCATTGAGCACGGAGCTCGGGTCAACGTTGAGCTGTCCACAACGCTACAACCGCTGATGTCCGACAACGCCTTGATCGCTTCAGGGTCTGACCCGACCATCTCAACCCTGAGCCGCATGGCGGAAGAGGCCGGCATACCGCCACGCCGCATTCTCGTGCGCGGACATCGGTTTTCAGCAGCGGTTCTCGGCGGTAACGAGGTAGCCGGAGTGTTGGAACGCCTCGCGGAGGATATCCTGCTCCACGAGGGCCTAGGATGTCGCAACGTGGCTG
Above is a window of Rhodothermales bacterium DNA encoding:
- the rpsA gene encoding 30S ribosomal protein S1, with the protein product MADAVAEAPAEDEADALPEPVGYTGELTGPVVKLEDLERSQAEHDVADKDKYAQLMSLVEATLTNVSEHELVTGRVVSIGEKDIVIDIGFKSDGIIAKNEFTEEVTTGDEVEVYLERIEDYHGQLVLSKLKADTFKRWRRIEKAFESEEVLEGTIVRRIKGGMIVELFDGVEAFLPGSQIDVRPVRDFDAYLEKRMEFKIVKLNPANENIVVSHKALIEKDLESQRAKILGTMEPGQILEGIVKNITDFGVFIDLGGVDGLLHITDLSWGRVSHPSELVGLDEKLNIVVLDYDKERQRISLGLKQLQPHPWDNIGERYTEDDTVEGKVVSITDYGAFVELEKGIEGLVHISEMSWTEHIKHPSQMVSLGQMVNVKILNIDNEGKKISLGMKQLEPDPWANIAERYPPGTVLNGSVRNITSFGVFVEIEPGIDGLVHISDLSWTKKVRHPSEIVKKGQDLDVVVLNIDAGDRRISLGHKQVETNPWNQFAEVYAEGSTTDATVVRIEDKGIIVRLPLDVEAYLPGSETKSGAEAFRTSYSEGDPLEGLMIVKCDPSQKEIIVSEVATEQEARRTVRSQERRQERKEKDSERQSVKAYQKRAASTSGPTTLGELSGLDALKKKMEAAEEKADEEAEKTSTAAEPVTAKEVAADDSATPATPDVDTSDTAGDLAEVEAKDSGAAIDTDTAVVDPPTEDVAKEEAKPKAKRKSAAKKKE